In Nomascus leucogenys isolate Asia chromosome 8, Asia_NLE_v1, whole genome shotgun sequence, a single genomic region encodes these proteins:
- the GSN gene encoding gelsolin isoform X3, translating to MEKLFCCFPNSMVVEHPEFLKAGKEPGLQIWRVEKFDLVPVPTNLYGDFFTGDAYVILKTVQLRNGNLQYDLHYWLGNECSQDESGAAAIFTVQLDDYLNGRAVQHREVQGFESATFLGYFKSGLKYKKGGVASGFKHVVPNEVVVQRLFQVKGRRVVRATEVPVSWESFNNGDCFILDLGNDIHQWCGSNSNRFEKLKATQVSKGIRDNERSGRARVHVSEEGAEPEAMLQVLGPKPALPAGTEDTAKEDAANRKLAKLYKVSNGAGTMSVSLVADENPFAQGALKSEDCFILDHGKDGKIFVWKGKQANTEERKAALKTASDFITKMEYPKQTQVSVLPEGGETPLFKQFFKNWRDPDQTDGLGLSYLSSHIANVERVPFDAATLHTSTAMAAQHGMDDDGTGQKQIWRIEGSNKVPVDPATYGQFYGGDSYIILYNYRHGGRQGQIIYNWQGAQSTQDEVAASAILTAQLDEELGGTPVQSRVVQGKEPAHLMSLFGGKPMIIYKGGTSREGGQTAPASTRLFQVRANSAGATRAVEVLPKAGALNSNDAFVLKTPSAAYLWVGTGASEAEKKGAQELLRVLRAQPVQVAEGSEPDGFWEALGGKAAYRTSPRLKDKKMDAHPPRLFACSNKIGRFVIEEVPGELMQEDLATDDVMLLDTWDQVFVWVGKDSQEEEKTEALTSAKRYIETDPANRDRRTPITMVKQGFEPPSFVGWFLGWDDDYWSVDPLDRAMAELAA from the exons CCCAACAGCATGGTGGTGGAACACCCCGAGTTCCTCAAGGCAGGGAAGGAGCCTGGCCTGCAGATCTGGCGTGTGGAGAAGTTCGATCTGGTGCCCGTGCCCACCAACCTTTATGGAGACTTCTTCACAGGCGACGCCTACGTCATCCTGAAGACAGTGCAGCTGAGGAACGGAAATCTGCAGTACGACCTCCACTACTGGCTGG GCAATGAGTGCAGCCAGGATGAGAGTGGGGCGGCCGCCATCTTTACTGTGCAGCTGGATGACTACCTGAATGGCCGGGCCGTGCAGCACCGTGAGGTCCAGGGCTTCGAGTCGGCCACCTTCCTAGGATACTTCAAGTCTGGCCTGAAGTACAAG AAAGGAGGTGTGGCATCGGGATTCAAGCATGTGGTACCCAACGAGGTGGTGGTGCAGAGACTCTTCCAGGTCAAAGGGCGGCGTGTGGTCCGTGCCACCGAGGTACCTGTGTCCTGGGAGAGCTTCAACAATGGTGACTGCTTCATCCTGGACCTGGGCAAC GACATCCACCAGTGGTGTGGATCCAACAGCAATCGGTTTGAAAAACTGAAGGCCACGCAGGTGTCCAAGGGCATCAGGGACAATGAGCGGAGTGGCCGGGCCCGAGTGCACGTGTCTGAGGAGGGCGCTGAGCCCGAGGCGATGCTCCAG GTGCTGGGACCCAAGCCGGCTCTGCCTGCAGGTACCGAGGACACCGCCAAGGAGGATGCAGCCAACCGCAAGCTGGCCAAACTCTACAAG GTCTCCAATGGTGCAGGGACCATGTCCGTCTCCCTTGTGGCTGATGAGAACCCCTTCGCCCAGGGGGCCCTGAAGTCAGAGGACTGCTTCATCCTGGACCATGGCAAGGATGGGAAAATCTTTGTCTGGAAAG GCAAGCAGGCAAACACGGAAGAGAGGAAGGCTGCCCTCAAAACAGCCTCTGACTTCATCACCAAGATGGAGTACCCCAAGCAGACTCAG GTCTCGGTCCTTCCCGAGGGCGGTGAGACCCCactgttcaagcagttcttcaaGAACTGGCGGGACCCAGACCAGACAGACGGCCTGGGCTTGTCCTACCTTTCCAGCCATATCGCCAACGTGGAGCGGGTGCCCTTCGACGCCGCCACCCTGCACACCTCCACTGCCATGGCTGCCCAGCACGGCATGGATGATGATGGCACAGGCCAGAAACAG ATCTGGAGAATTGAAGGTTCCAACAAAGTGCCCGTGGACCCTGCCACATATGGACAGTTCTATGGAGGCGACAGCTACATCATTCTGTACAACTACCGCCATGGTGGCCGCCAGGGGCAGATAATCTACAACTG GCAGGGTGCCCAGTCTACCCAGGATGAGGTCGCTGCATCTGCCATCCTGACTGCTCAGCTGGATGAGGAGCTGGGAGGTACCCCTGTCCAG AGCCGTGTGGTCCAAGGCAAGGAGCCCGCCCACCTCATGAGCCTGTTTGGTGGGAAGCCCATGATCATCTACAAGGGCGGCACCTCCCGCGAGGGCGGGCAGACAGCCCCTGCCAGCACCCGCCTCTTCCAGGTCCGCGCCAACAGCGCTGGAGCCACCCGGGCTGTCGAG GTATTGCCTAAGGCTGGTGCACTGAACTCCAACGATGCCTTTGTTCTGAAAACCCCCTCAGCCGCCTACCTGTGGGTGGGTACAGGAGCCAGCGAGGCAGAGAAGAAGGGGGCCCAGGAGCTGCTCAGGGTGCTGCGGGCCCAACCTGTGCAGGTGGCAGAAGGCAGCGAGCCAG ATGGCTTCTGGGAGGCCCTGGGCGGGAAGGCTGCCTACCGCACATCCCCACGGCTGAAGGACAAGAAGATGGATGCCCATCCTCCTCGCCTCTTTGCCTGCTCCAACAAGATTGGACGTTTTGTG ATCGAAGAGGTTCCTGGTGAGCTCATGCAGGAAGACCTGGCTACGGATGACGTCATGCTTCTGGACACCTGGGACCAG GTCTTTGTCTGGGTTGGAAAGGATtctcaagaagaagaaaagacagaagccTTGACTTCTG CTAAGCGGTACATCGAGACAGACCCAGCCAATCGGGATCGGCGGACGCCCATCACCATGGTGAAGCAAGGCTTTGAGCCTCCCTCCTTCGTGGGCTGGTTCCTTGGCTGGGATGATGATTACTGGTCTGTGGACCCCTTGGACAGGGCCATGGCTGAGCTGGCTGCCTGA
- the GSN gene encoding gelsolin isoform X2, with amino-acid sequence MAEEEALGGNSDPWPNSMVVEHPEFLKAGKEPGLQIWRVEKFDLVPVPTNLYGDFFTGDAYVILKTVQLRNGNLQYDLHYWLGNECSQDESGAAAIFTVQLDDYLNGRAVQHREVQGFESATFLGYFKSGLKYKKGGVASGFKHVVPNEVVVQRLFQVKGRRVVRATEVPVSWESFNNGDCFILDLGNDIHQWCGSNSNRFEKLKATQVSKGIRDNERSGRARVHVSEEGAEPEAMLQVLGPKPALPAGTEDTAKEDAANRKLAKLYKVSNGAGTMSVSLVADENPFAQGALKSEDCFILDHGKDGKIFVWKGKQANTEERKAALKTASDFITKMEYPKQTQVSVLPEGGETPLFKQFFKNWRDPDQTDGLGLSYLSSHIANVERVPFDAATLHTSTAMAAQHGMDDDGTGQKQIWRIEGSNKVPVDPATYGQFYGGDSYIILYNYRHGGRQGQIIYNWQGAQSTQDEVAASAILTAQLDEELGGTPVQSRVVQGKEPAHLMSLFGGKPMIIYKGGTSREGGQTAPASTRLFQVRANSAGATRAVEVLPKAGALNSNDAFVLKTPSAAYLWVGTGASEAEKKGAQELLRVLRAQPVQVAEGSEPDGFWEALGGKAAYRTSPRLKDKKMDAHPPRLFACSNKIGRFVIEEVPGELMQEDLATDDVMLLDTWDQVFVWVGKDSQEEEKTEALTSAKRYIETDPANRDRRTPITMVKQGFEPPSFVGWFLGWDDDYWSVDPLDRAMAELAA; translated from the exons CCCAACAGCATGGTGGTGGAACACCCCGAGTTCCTCAAGGCAGGGAAGGAGCCTGGCCTGCAGATCTGGCGTGTGGAGAAGTTCGATCTGGTGCCCGTGCCCACCAACCTTTATGGAGACTTCTTCACAGGCGACGCCTACGTCATCCTGAAGACAGTGCAGCTGAGGAACGGAAATCTGCAGTACGACCTCCACTACTGGCTGG GCAATGAGTGCAGCCAGGATGAGAGTGGGGCGGCCGCCATCTTTACTGTGCAGCTGGATGACTACCTGAATGGCCGGGCCGTGCAGCACCGTGAGGTCCAGGGCTTCGAGTCGGCCACCTTCCTAGGATACTTCAAGTCTGGCCTGAAGTACAAG AAAGGAGGTGTGGCATCGGGATTCAAGCATGTGGTACCCAACGAGGTGGTGGTGCAGAGACTCTTCCAGGTCAAAGGGCGGCGTGTGGTCCGTGCCACCGAGGTACCTGTGTCCTGGGAGAGCTTCAACAATGGTGACTGCTTCATCCTGGACCTGGGCAAC GACATCCACCAGTGGTGTGGATCCAACAGCAATCGGTTTGAAAAACTGAAGGCCACGCAGGTGTCCAAGGGCATCAGGGACAATGAGCGGAGTGGCCGGGCCCGAGTGCACGTGTCTGAGGAGGGCGCTGAGCCCGAGGCGATGCTCCAG GTGCTGGGACCCAAGCCGGCTCTGCCTGCAGGTACCGAGGACACCGCCAAGGAGGATGCAGCCAACCGCAAGCTGGCCAAACTCTACAAG GTCTCCAATGGTGCAGGGACCATGTCCGTCTCCCTTGTGGCTGATGAGAACCCCTTCGCCCAGGGGGCCCTGAAGTCAGAGGACTGCTTCATCCTGGACCATGGCAAGGATGGGAAAATCTTTGTCTGGAAAG GCAAGCAGGCAAACACGGAAGAGAGGAAGGCTGCCCTCAAAACAGCCTCTGACTTCATCACCAAGATGGAGTACCCCAAGCAGACTCAG GTCTCGGTCCTTCCCGAGGGCGGTGAGACCCCactgttcaagcagttcttcaaGAACTGGCGGGACCCAGACCAGACAGACGGCCTGGGCTTGTCCTACCTTTCCAGCCATATCGCCAACGTGGAGCGGGTGCCCTTCGACGCCGCCACCCTGCACACCTCCACTGCCATGGCTGCCCAGCACGGCATGGATGATGATGGCACAGGCCAGAAACAG ATCTGGAGAATTGAAGGTTCCAACAAAGTGCCCGTGGACCCTGCCACATATGGACAGTTCTATGGAGGCGACAGCTACATCATTCTGTACAACTACCGCCATGGTGGCCGCCAGGGGCAGATAATCTACAACTG GCAGGGTGCCCAGTCTACCCAGGATGAGGTCGCTGCATCTGCCATCCTGACTGCTCAGCTGGATGAGGAGCTGGGAGGTACCCCTGTCCAG AGCCGTGTGGTCCAAGGCAAGGAGCCCGCCCACCTCATGAGCCTGTTTGGTGGGAAGCCCATGATCATCTACAAGGGCGGCACCTCCCGCGAGGGCGGGCAGACAGCCCCTGCCAGCACCCGCCTCTTCCAGGTCCGCGCCAACAGCGCTGGAGCCACCCGGGCTGTCGAG GTATTGCCTAAGGCTGGTGCACTGAACTCCAACGATGCCTTTGTTCTGAAAACCCCCTCAGCCGCCTACCTGTGGGTGGGTACAGGAGCCAGCGAGGCAGAGAAGAAGGGGGCCCAGGAGCTGCTCAGGGTGCTGCGGGCCCAACCTGTGCAGGTGGCAGAAGGCAGCGAGCCAG ATGGCTTCTGGGAGGCCCTGGGCGGGAAGGCTGCCTACCGCACATCCCCACGGCTGAAGGACAAGAAGATGGATGCCCATCCTCCTCGCCTCTTTGCCTGCTCCAACAAGATTGGACGTTTTGTG ATCGAAGAGGTTCCTGGTGAGCTCATGCAGGAAGACCTGGCTACGGATGACGTCATGCTTCTGGACACCTGGGACCAG GTCTTTGTCTGGGTTGGAAAGGATtctcaagaagaagaaaagacagaagccTTGACTTCTG CTAAGCGGTACATCGAGACAGACCCAGCCAATCGGGATCGGCGGACGCCCATCACCATGGTGAAGCAAGGCTTTGAGCCTCCCTCCTTCGTGGGCTGGTTCCTTGGCTGGGATGATGATTACTGGTCTGTGGACCCCTTGGACAGGGCCATGGCTGAGCTGGCTGCCTGA
- the GSN gene encoding gelsolin isoform X5, with translation MNTGLTCLLWPSWLPDGDMSHPQPELFLFPKAQPNSMVVEHPEFLKAGKEPGLQIWRVEKFDLVPVPTNLYGDFFTGDAYVILKTVQLRNGNLQYDLHYWLGNECSQDESGAAAIFTVQLDDYLNGRAVQHREVQGFESATFLGYFKSGLKYKKGGVASGFKHVVPNEVVVQRLFQVKGRRVVRATEVPVSWESFNNGDCFILDLGNDIHQWCGSNSNRFEKLKATQVSKGIRDNERSGRARVHVSEEGAEPEAMLQVLGPKPALPAGTEDTAKEDAANRKLAKLYKVSNGAGTMSVSLVADENPFAQGALKSEDCFILDHGKDGKIFVWKGKQANTEERKAALKTASDFITKMEYPKQTQVSVLPEGGETPLFKQFFKNWRDPDQTDGLGLSYLSSHIANVERVPFDAATLHTSTAMAAQHGMDDDGTGQKQIWRIEGSNKVPVDPATYGQFYGGDSYIILYNYRHGGRQGQIIYNWQGAQSTQDEVAASAILTAQLDEELGGTPVQSRVVQGKEPAHLMSLFGGKPMIIYKGGTSREGGQTAPASTRLFQVRANSAGATRAVEVLPKAGALNSNDAFVLKTPSAAYLWVGTGASEAEKKGAQELLRVLRAQPVQVAEGSEPDGFWEALGGKAAYRTSPRLKDKKMDAHPPRLFACSNKIGRFVIEEVPGELMQEDLATDDVMLLDTWDQVFVWVGKDSQEEEKTEALTSAKRYIETDPANRDRRTPITMVKQGFEPPSFVGWFLGWDDDYWSVDPLDRAMAELAA, from the exons CCCAACAGCATGGTGGTGGAACACCCCGAGTTCCTCAAGGCAGGGAAGGAGCCTGGCCTGCAGATCTGGCGTGTGGAGAAGTTCGATCTGGTGCCCGTGCCCACCAACCTTTATGGAGACTTCTTCACAGGCGACGCCTACGTCATCCTGAAGACAGTGCAGCTGAGGAACGGAAATCTGCAGTACGACCTCCACTACTGGCTGG GCAATGAGTGCAGCCAGGATGAGAGTGGGGCGGCCGCCATCTTTACTGTGCAGCTGGATGACTACCTGAATGGCCGGGCCGTGCAGCACCGTGAGGTCCAGGGCTTCGAGTCGGCCACCTTCCTAGGATACTTCAAGTCTGGCCTGAAGTACAAG AAAGGAGGTGTGGCATCGGGATTCAAGCATGTGGTACCCAACGAGGTGGTGGTGCAGAGACTCTTCCAGGTCAAAGGGCGGCGTGTGGTCCGTGCCACCGAGGTACCTGTGTCCTGGGAGAGCTTCAACAATGGTGACTGCTTCATCCTGGACCTGGGCAAC GACATCCACCAGTGGTGTGGATCCAACAGCAATCGGTTTGAAAAACTGAAGGCCACGCAGGTGTCCAAGGGCATCAGGGACAATGAGCGGAGTGGCCGGGCCCGAGTGCACGTGTCTGAGGAGGGCGCTGAGCCCGAGGCGATGCTCCAG GTGCTGGGACCCAAGCCGGCTCTGCCTGCAGGTACCGAGGACACCGCCAAGGAGGATGCAGCCAACCGCAAGCTGGCCAAACTCTACAAG GTCTCCAATGGTGCAGGGACCATGTCCGTCTCCCTTGTGGCTGATGAGAACCCCTTCGCCCAGGGGGCCCTGAAGTCAGAGGACTGCTTCATCCTGGACCATGGCAAGGATGGGAAAATCTTTGTCTGGAAAG GCAAGCAGGCAAACACGGAAGAGAGGAAGGCTGCCCTCAAAACAGCCTCTGACTTCATCACCAAGATGGAGTACCCCAAGCAGACTCAG GTCTCGGTCCTTCCCGAGGGCGGTGAGACCCCactgttcaagcagttcttcaaGAACTGGCGGGACCCAGACCAGACAGACGGCCTGGGCTTGTCCTACCTTTCCAGCCATATCGCCAACGTGGAGCGGGTGCCCTTCGACGCCGCCACCCTGCACACCTCCACTGCCATGGCTGCCCAGCACGGCATGGATGATGATGGCACAGGCCAGAAACAG ATCTGGAGAATTGAAGGTTCCAACAAAGTGCCCGTGGACCCTGCCACATATGGACAGTTCTATGGAGGCGACAGCTACATCATTCTGTACAACTACCGCCATGGTGGCCGCCAGGGGCAGATAATCTACAACTG GCAGGGTGCCCAGTCTACCCAGGATGAGGTCGCTGCATCTGCCATCCTGACTGCTCAGCTGGATGAGGAGCTGGGAGGTACCCCTGTCCAG AGCCGTGTGGTCCAAGGCAAGGAGCCCGCCCACCTCATGAGCCTGTTTGGTGGGAAGCCCATGATCATCTACAAGGGCGGCACCTCCCGCGAGGGCGGGCAGACAGCCCCTGCCAGCACCCGCCTCTTCCAGGTCCGCGCCAACAGCGCTGGAGCCACCCGGGCTGTCGAG GTATTGCCTAAGGCTGGTGCACTGAACTCCAACGATGCCTTTGTTCTGAAAACCCCCTCAGCCGCCTACCTGTGGGTGGGTACAGGAGCCAGCGAGGCAGAGAAGAAGGGGGCCCAGGAGCTGCTCAGGGTGCTGCGGGCCCAACCTGTGCAGGTGGCAGAAGGCAGCGAGCCAG ATGGCTTCTGGGAGGCCCTGGGCGGGAAGGCTGCCTACCGCACATCCCCACGGCTGAAGGACAAGAAGATGGATGCCCATCCTCCTCGCCTCTTTGCCTGCTCCAACAAGATTGGACGTTTTGTG ATCGAAGAGGTTCCTGGTGAGCTCATGCAGGAAGACCTGGCTACGGATGACGTCATGCTTCTGGACACCTGGGACCAG GTCTTTGTCTGGGTTGGAAAGGATtctcaagaagaagaaaagacagaagccTTGACTTCTG CTAAGCGGTACATCGAGACAGACCCAGCCAATCGGGATCGGCGGACGCCCATCACCATGGTGAAGCAAGGCTTTGAGCCTCCCTCCTTCGTGGGCTGGTTCCTTGGCTGGGATGATGATTACTGGTCTGTGGACCCCTTGGACAGGGCCATGGCTGAGCTGGCTGCCTGA
- the GSN gene encoding gelsolin isoform X1 → MGGRLLKVGHPRPRLPTGSPAAVATMAPHPPVPALLCALSLALCALSLPVRAATASRGASQAGAPQGRVPEARPNSMVVEHPEFLKAGKEPGLQIWRVEKFDLVPVPTNLYGDFFTGDAYVILKTVQLRNGNLQYDLHYWLGNECSQDESGAAAIFTVQLDDYLNGRAVQHREVQGFESATFLGYFKSGLKYKKGGVASGFKHVVPNEVVVQRLFQVKGRRVVRATEVPVSWESFNNGDCFILDLGNDIHQWCGSNSNRFEKLKATQVSKGIRDNERSGRARVHVSEEGAEPEAMLQVLGPKPALPAGTEDTAKEDAANRKLAKLYKVSNGAGTMSVSLVADENPFAQGALKSEDCFILDHGKDGKIFVWKGKQANTEERKAALKTASDFITKMEYPKQTQVSVLPEGGETPLFKQFFKNWRDPDQTDGLGLSYLSSHIANVERVPFDAATLHTSTAMAAQHGMDDDGTGQKQIWRIEGSNKVPVDPATYGQFYGGDSYIILYNYRHGGRQGQIIYNWQGAQSTQDEVAASAILTAQLDEELGGTPVQSRVVQGKEPAHLMSLFGGKPMIIYKGGTSREGGQTAPASTRLFQVRANSAGATRAVEVLPKAGALNSNDAFVLKTPSAAYLWVGTGASEAEKKGAQELLRVLRAQPVQVAEGSEPDGFWEALGGKAAYRTSPRLKDKKMDAHPPRLFACSNKIGRFVIEEVPGELMQEDLATDDVMLLDTWDQVFVWVGKDSQEEEKTEALTSAKRYIETDPANRDRRTPITMVKQGFEPPSFVGWFLGWDDDYWSVDPLDRAMAELAA, encoded by the exons CCCAACAGCATGGTGGTGGAACACCCCGAGTTCCTCAAGGCAGGGAAGGAGCCTGGCCTGCAGATCTGGCGTGTGGAGAAGTTCGATCTGGTGCCCGTGCCCACCAACCTTTATGGAGACTTCTTCACAGGCGACGCCTACGTCATCCTGAAGACAGTGCAGCTGAGGAACGGAAATCTGCAGTACGACCTCCACTACTGGCTGG GCAATGAGTGCAGCCAGGATGAGAGTGGGGCGGCCGCCATCTTTACTGTGCAGCTGGATGACTACCTGAATGGCCGGGCCGTGCAGCACCGTGAGGTCCAGGGCTTCGAGTCGGCCACCTTCCTAGGATACTTCAAGTCTGGCCTGAAGTACAAG AAAGGAGGTGTGGCATCGGGATTCAAGCATGTGGTACCCAACGAGGTGGTGGTGCAGAGACTCTTCCAGGTCAAAGGGCGGCGTGTGGTCCGTGCCACCGAGGTACCTGTGTCCTGGGAGAGCTTCAACAATGGTGACTGCTTCATCCTGGACCTGGGCAAC GACATCCACCAGTGGTGTGGATCCAACAGCAATCGGTTTGAAAAACTGAAGGCCACGCAGGTGTCCAAGGGCATCAGGGACAATGAGCGGAGTGGCCGGGCCCGAGTGCACGTGTCTGAGGAGGGCGCTGAGCCCGAGGCGATGCTCCAG GTGCTGGGACCCAAGCCGGCTCTGCCTGCAGGTACCGAGGACACCGCCAAGGAGGATGCAGCCAACCGCAAGCTGGCCAAACTCTACAAG GTCTCCAATGGTGCAGGGACCATGTCCGTCTCCCTTGTGGCTGATGAGAACCCCTTCGCCCAGGGGGCCCTGAAGTCAGAGGACTGCTTCATCCTGGACCATGGCAAGGATGGGAAAATCTTTGTCTGGAAAG GCAAGCAGGCAAACACGGAAGAGAGGAAGGCTGCCCTCAAAACAGCCTCTGACTTCATCACCAAGATGGAGTACCCCAAGCAGACTCAG GTCTCGGTCCTTCCCGAGGGCGGTGAGACCCCactgttcaagcagttcttcaaGAACTGGCGGGACCCAGACCAGACAGACGGCCTGGGCTTGTCCTACCTTTCCAGCCATATCGCCAACGTGGAGCGGGTGCCCTTCGACGCCGCCACCCTGCACACCTCCACTGCCATGGCTGCCCAGCACGGCATGGATGATGATGGCACAGGCCAGAAACAG ATCTGGAGAATTGAAGGTTCCAACAAAGTGCCCGTGGACCCTGCCACATATGGACAGTTCTATGGAGGCGACAGCTACATCATTCTGTACAACTACCGCCATGGTGGCCGCCAGGGGCAGATAATCTACAACTG GCAGGGTGCCCAGTCTACCCAGGATGAGGTCGCTGCATCTGCCATCCTGACTGCTCAGCTGGATGAGGAGCTGGGAGGTACCCCTGTCCAG AGCCGTGTGGTCCAAGGCAAGGAGCCCGCCCACCTCATGAGCCTGTTTGGTGGGAAGCCCATGATCATCTACAAGGGCGGCACCTCCCGCGAGGGCGGGCAGACAGCCCCTGCCAGCACCCGCCTCTTCCAGGTCCGCGCCAACAGCGCTGGAGCCACCCGGGCTGTCGAG GTATTGCCTAAGGCTGGTGCACTGAACTCCAACGATGCCTTTGTTCTGAAAACCCCCTCAGCCGCCTACCTGTGGGTGGGTACAGGAGCCAGCGAGGCAGAGAAGAAGGGGGCCCAGGAGCTGCTCAGGGTGCTGCGGGCCCAACCTGTGCAGGTGGCAGAAGGCAGCGAGCCAG ATGGCTTCTGGGAGGCCCTGGGCGGGAAGGCTGCCTACCGCACATCCCCACGGCTGAAGGACAAGAAGATGGATGCCCATCCTCCTCGCCTCTTTGCCTGCTCCAACAAGATTGGACGTTTTGTG ATCGAAGAGGTTCCTGGTGAGCTCATGCAGGAAGACCTGGCTACGGATGACGTCATGCTTCTGGACACCTGGGACCAG GTCTTTGTCTGGGTTGGAAAGGATtctcaagaagaagaaaagacagaagccTTGACTTCTG CTAAGCGGTACATCGAGACAGACCCAGCCAATCGGGATCGGCGGACGCCCATCACCATGGTGAAGCAAGGCTTTGAGCCTCCCTCCTTCGTGGGCTGGTTCCTTGGCTGGGATGATGATTACTGGTCTGTGGACCCCTTGGACAGGGCCATGGCTGAGCTGGCTGCCTGA